One Glycine max cultivar Williams 82 chromosome 8, Glycine_max_v4.0, whole genome shotgun sequence genomic window, aaattgtttgcAATAATTTACATGTATAGTTTAGTTTACTTTAGATTGTAATGGGaaacaaaaaattgacaacCCAGAAGAATTTGTCTATCATTTAACAAAAAGGAAGGTATGCAAAGTGCGAGCGTGCcaattaacaaaagaaaagtatTATGATTCCCTAAGAAACACAATTGAAGAGGAATACAAAGCATGCATGAGAGGGAGAGTACCACTTTGAAAGATCATGAAGACCAGCTAGCCCttcaaaaaaatctaaatatgtAAAACCATGCATGCATGTCTCTTTAAAAcccaaatgtttttatttaaagcatttacttttaagaaattttaaaactttaaagtattttaatttatttataattaaaataattagcaCTGTACATTGAAAttcttcattgtttttttaaaatataattgaagcttgtataattaattatttttttcttcgatACTCGAGAGtcaatatacaaataaaatatagacaaaagtcgaataaatatttattgtattgttTTCTAATCAGAATTGAGCTTTCATCTctataatttatgttattttttatgcaaacCTTTACTACCACCCAAACTattgaaataaaactttaattctaattaaagattaacataaaaaaactcCATCTAAACTACTTTCattaaaaagtcaaaaactgaaactaaatcattaaaaatattattacataaaaatcacaaaatatacttattacattaataattttttatcctcCAATCATTGATCTTTAGTATTAGTATATACATTAGGATAGAACAATAAACAATtgatcataaaaatattaaaaaaattgcaagaaaGTATATGTGGATCCGTACTGTTGTAACATTCCTACAAATTTGGGCTTCTAGAAGCCATTGCAAAACGCACAGCATCAGCCACGTCAGCCTTTgccattttttttgtattctcTTACTTTAACAGACCCCACCGCACCAATACCTCGTGGCGTGTGAAAATGACTCTTCTACCCCttaatctctctctttctttgacCTCTACTATATAATCCCCTTCACCCCACTTCGCCCAGCACCGAAACAACGTTCTAACAATTCTCATTCAAGTTTCACCTTTCGccggaaaaagaaaaactcatcGCAACGTTTAGTTCAGTTTCCGATGGCGCCAACGCTGAACCTCTCCGCCGTCGGAACTCCTCTCCGTTTCTCCTCCTCCGTCGACCGCTCCGCCAGCTTTCCCCAGCGGAACTCCGTCCGCGCCGTCGCGGAGGAGGCGGTGGAGACACGGCGGCCGGCAGCCAGCCTCTACGATGTGTTGCGAGTCGAGCGAGACGCATCTCCGACGGAGATCAAGTCGGCGTACCGGAGCCTCGCGAAGCTCTTACATCCCGACGCGGCGGTGCGGC contains:
- the LOC100798752 gene encoding chaperone protein dnaJ 11, chloroplastic, with translation MAPTLNLSAVGTPLRFSSSVDRSASFPQRNSVRAVAEEAVETRRPAASLYDVLRVERDASPTEIKSAYRSLAKLLHPDAAVRRSPETDGGGGYVDGDFIQLRNAYETLSDPSAKAIYDMTLAAPHGGRHRRFSTPLIRNHSSAFYTTRRWETDQCW